One genomic window of Xanthobacter dioxanivorans includes the following:
- a CDS encoding branched-chain amino acid ABC transporter permease — protein sequence MDVLIQLVLNGILLGSMYAIISVGLTLIFGIVRVVNFAHGEFLMVGMYAAYLLAAKFGLHPYASAIPVVLLLFALGALVQRFLIQPLLGAEEHIQIFATVGLSTALVNLALLLFGADLYSVPPSTVQGSVMVAGYSLVKGQIVMFVCALALVAGLHLFMQSTALGRAIRATAQNRNAALLMGVKVDKIYVIAFGMGAACVGLASALVMPLYPVTPTIGTYFVLTAFVVVVLGGMRSMYGAFFGAMIIGLVDSLSGYYIAPDLKEVVYFALFLLILIFKPTGLFGLGRGTE from the coding sequence ATGGACGTTCTTATTCAGCTGGTGCTCAACGGCATCCTGCTCGGCAGCATGTATGCCATCATCAGCGTCGGCCTCACCCTCATCTTCGGCATCGTCCGGGTGGTGAACTTCGCCCATGGCGAGTTCCTGATGGTGGGCATGTATGCGGCCTATCTCCTGGCCGCGAAGTTCGGCCTGCATCCCTATGCGTCCGCCATTCCGGTCGTGCTGCTGCTGTTCGCCCTCGGGGCCCTGGTCCAGCGCTTTCTCATCCAGCCGCTGCTTGGCGCCGAAGAGCACATTCAGATCTTCGCCACGGTGGGCCTGTCCACCGCGCTCGTGAACCTCGCGCTGCTGCTGTTCGGGGCCGACCTTTATTCGGTGCCCCCGTCCACGGTGCAGGGCTCCGTGATGGTCGCCGGCTACTCGCTGGTGAAGGGGCAGATCGTCATGTTCGTCTGCGCCCTCGCGCTGGTGGCCGGCCTGCACCTGTTCATGCAGTCCACCGCGCTCGGCCGCGCCATCCGCGCCACGGCGCAGAACCGCAACGCCGCGCTGCTGATGGGCGTGAAGGTGGACAAGATCTACGTCATCGCCTTCGGCATGGGCGCGGCCTGCGTGGGCCTTGCCAGCGCGCTGGTCATGCCGCTCTATCCGGTGACGCCCACCATCGGCACCTATTTCGTGCTCACCGCCTTCGTGGTGGTGGTTCTGGGCGGCATGCGCTCCATGTACGGCGCCTTCTTCGGTGCGATGATCATCGGCCTCGTGGACAGTCTTTCCGGCTACTACATCGCGCCCGACCTGAAAGAGGTCGTGTATTTCGCGCTCTTCCTCCTGATCCTCATCTTCAAGCCGACCGGCCTGTTCGGCCTTGGTCGCGGCACGGAGTGA
- a CDS encoding FAD-binding oxidoreductase has protein sequence MTAELIARLAAILGPSGLVTDAADMAAYAIDWRRLFPGRPLCIARPASTAEVVAVVKACHAAGAAIVPQGGNTGLAGGAVPDASGAQVVLSLQRMNKVRDVDPVGLTIAADAGCILKVAQDAAADMGRLLPISLAAEGSATVGGVVSTNAGGVNVVRYGMARALVLGLEVVLADGTVVDLNRRLRKDNAGYDLKQLFIGTEGTLGIVTGAVLRLVPRPRHTVTALLSVPSPKAALDLLALAQDELGDTLSAFELMSGYSFDLLRRHLDLTPPIAAGDWFVLLEAGASLSGLREAAETALAAALENGTALDGVVAETGAQAAQLWALREHITDGEAREGKSMKHDVSVPIADVPAFLAAADIAIAQGAPGAKVNAFGHLGDGNIHYNVILGAGHDGAAINALVHDVVARFSGSISAEHGIGQYRVDELVRRRAPGEIALALALKHALDPDNRLNPGKVLPAPG, from the coding sequence ATGACCGCCGAACTCATCGCCCGCCTTGCCGCCATCCTCGGCCCCTCCGGCCTCGTCACCGACGCGGCCGACATGGCCGCCTACGCCATCGACTGGCGCCGCCTCTTTCCCGGCCGCCCGCTGTGCATCGCCCGCCCCGCCTCCACCGCCGAGGTGGTTGCGGTCGTGAAGGCCTGCCACGCGGCCGGCGCCGCCATCGTCCCGCAGGGCGGCAATACCGGCCTAGCCGGCGGCGCGGTGCCGGACGCCTCGGGCGCGCAGGTGGTGCTGTCGCTCCAGCGCATGAACAAGGTGCGCGACGTGGACCCGGTCGGGCTGACGATCGCAGCCGATGCCGGCTGCATCCTCAAGGTGGCGCAGGACGCCGCCGCCGACATGGGGCGCCTGCTGCCCATCAGCCTCGCGGCGGAAGGCTCCGCCACGGTGGGCGGCGTCGTCTCCACCAATGCCGGCGGCGTCAACGTGGTGCGCTACGGCATGGCCCGCGCGCTGGTGCTGGGACTGGAGGTGGTGCTGGCCGACGGCACGGTGGTCGACCTCAACCGCCGCCTGCGCAAGGACAATGCGGGCTACGACCTCAAGCAGCTGTTCATCGGCACCGAAGGCACGCTCGGCATCGTCACCGGCGCGGTGCTGCGCCTCGTGCCGCGTCCGAGGCACACGGTGACGGCCCTGCTTTCCGTGCCGAGCCCCAAGGCCGCGCTCGACCTGCTGGCGCTGGCGCAGGACGAACTGGGCGACACCCTCTCCGCCTTCGAGCTGATGAGCGGCTATTCCTTCGACCTGCTGCGGCGACACCTCGACCTCACCCCGCCCATCGCCGCGGGCGACTGGTTCGTGCTGTTGGAGGCCGGCGCCAGCCTGTCGGGCCTGCGCGAGGCGGCGGAGACGGCGCTGGCGGCGGCGCTGGAGAACGGCACGGCGCTGGACGGCGTCGTCGCCGAGACCGGGGCCCAGGCCGCCCAGCTCTGGGCCCTGCGCGAGCACATCACCGACGGCGAGGCGCGGGAGGGCAAGAGCATGAAGCACGACGTCTCCGTGCCCATCGCCGACGTGCCCGCCTTCCTCGCCGCCGCCGACATCGCCATCGCGCAGGGGGCGCCGGGGGCGAAGGTGAATGCCTTCGGCCATCTCGGCGACGGCAATATCCACTACAACGTCATCCTCGGCGCGGGCCATGACGGGGCGGCCATCAACGCCCTCGTGCACGATGTGGTGGCGCGCTTTTCCGGCTCCATCTCGGCCGAGCACGGCATCGGCCAGTATCGCGTGGACGAGCTGGTGCGCCGGCGCGCGCCCGGCGAGATCGCCCTCGCCCTCGCGCTCAAGCACGCGCTCGATCCCGACAATCGCCTCAACCCGGGAAAGGTCCTGCCCGCGCCCGGCTGA
- a CDS encoding ABC transporter substrate-binding protein, with amino-acid sequence MKGFARAALAAALLIGASPLAGPAAAQGTVKFGALYPFSGGLALLGDESFRGFELAVEERNAAGGIDGKKIEFIKGDAVDPNQAVGEARRLTSVDKVSAIFGTYSSSLSLAATQVTELANIPYFELGAISDPITERGFKYVFRTNATARDFANRMVDSVIEAIAPALGAKPGDLKIGIIHEDSLYGQTVSGFQKARAKEKGLNVVEVLPYSAKSVDLTPVILRLKSAGADVVLQTSYQNDTVLFFRQMKDQGYKPKAVMGAGGGYSTRDTMMAVGAENMEGALDVDFTQYNTNPKAAPGIEEFVKMYKAKYGIDPRSGHSLANYMGARVFFDAIAAAKSTDADKVRAAVMKVDIPIGQTATGWGAKFSEQGQNTRATPFLMQWQGGNLVTVFPEAAAVAKMKVGIGAN; translated from the coding sequence ATGAAAGGTTTCGCGCGGGCAGCGCTCGCTGCCGCATTGCTCATCGGCGCGTCTCCCCTGGCGGGACCCGCGGCGGCGCAGGGCACCGTCAAGTTCGGCGCCCTCTACCCCTTCTCCGGCGGCCTCGCCCTTCTCGGCGACGAGAGCTTCCGCGGCTTCGAGCTGGCGGTGGAGGAGCGTAACGCCGCCGGCGGCATCGACGGCAAGAAGATCGAGTTCATCAAGGGCGATGCGGTGGACCCGAACCAGGCGGTCGGCGAAGCCCGACGCCTGACCTCCGTGGACAAGGTCTCGGCCATCTTCGGCACCTATTCCTCCTCGCTCTCGCTGGCGGCGACACAGGTGACCGAGCTTGCGAACATTCCCTATTTCGAGCTCGGTGCCATTTCCGATCCCATCACCGAGCGCGGCTTCAAATACGTGTTCCGCACCAATGCCACGGCCCGCGACTTCGCCAACCGCATGGTGGATTCGGTGATCGAGGCCATCGCCCCGGCGCTCGGCGCCAAGCCCGGCGACCTCAAGATCGGCATCATCCACGAGGATTCCCTCTACGGGCAGACCGTCTCCGGCTTCCAGAAGGCCCGCGCCAAGGAAAAGGGCCTCAACGTGGTTGAGGTGCTGCCCTATTCCGCCAAGTCGGTGGATCTCACCCCGGTCATCCTGCGCCTGAAGTCGGCGGGCGCCGACGTGGTGCTGCAGACCTCCTACCAGAACGACACCGTGCTGTTCTTCCGCCAGATGAAGGACCAGGGCTACAAGCCCAAGGCGGTGATGGGCGCCGGCGGCGGCTATTCCACCCGCGACACCATGATGGCGGTGGGCGCGGAGAACATGGAAGGCGCCCTCGACGTGGACTTCACCCAGTACAACACGAACCCCAAGGCCGCCCCCGGCATCGAAGAATTCGTGAAGATGTACAAGGCGAAATACGGCATCGACCCGCGCTCCGGCCACTCGCTGGCGAACTACATGGGCGCCCGGGTGTTCTTCGACGCCATCGCGGCCGCCAAGAGCACGGATGCCGACAAGGTCCGCGCCGCCGTGATGAAGGTGGACATCCCGATCGGCCAGACCGCCACGGGCTGGGGCGCCAAGTTCTCCGAGCAGGGCCAGAACACCCGAGCCACCCCCTTCCTGATGCAGTGGCAGGGCGGCAACCTCGTCACCGTGTTCCCCGAGGCCGCCGCGGTGGCCAAGATGAAGGTCGGCATCGGCGCCAACTGA
- a CDS encoding branched-chain amino acid ABC transporter ATP-binding protein/permease produces the protein MSLHDSSLEDARTTPATTGRLSLLSRLTEPRVYCALIALSLLVIIPAWSGSTFMVHVFVTICVFGALATAWNILGGYAGQLSLGHTVFYGIGGYTAALLLQHFGLSPWIGMIVGSALAAAVGFGIGYPCFRLRGPFFSLATIAFLEVVRLLTIHFNGLTGGSAGLVVPLQIGWPWMIFRDKINYLYIAFGLLLLSLAVSYAIRHSRLGYALTAVRERDSAAQAAGININGVKLWAMAISAALTATVGTFHAMYMTFLEPATLFSLATAIEIAMFALIGGLGTVAGPLLGTVLVVPLAELARGWLGASANGLHGFVYGTVLVVITLTLPGGLVGTFGPFVVRLIDRLPGGGRRREEVVAPAVKAITGTPGEEVLKAQNLVKRFGGLTATDNVSLTLKRGEILGVIGPNGAGKTTVFAQLSGFLIPNAGTVEILGPDGKWHRPSAPDAFARLGIGRTFQIVQPFGKLSVLENIMIGAFLRHRSVDDARAVALRVARLVGLDDVKDVEAGTLPIGGLKRLEVARTLATEPTILLLDEVMAGQSQSDTKTMVELIRAIRATGVTVIAIEHNMQAIMSLSDRIVVIDSGKVIAEGAPDTVVRERRVIEAYLGEDFVHAQGL, from the coding sequence ATGAGCCTTCACGACTCCTCGCTTGAGGATGCCCGGACCACCCCCGCCACCACGGGCCGGCTTTCCCTCCTCTCCCGCCTCACCGAGCCGCGGGTCTATTGCGCGCTGATCGCGCTCTCGCTGCTGGTGATCATCCCGGCGTGGTCCGGCTCCACCTTCATGGTGCATGTCTTCGTCACCATCTGCGTGTTCGGGGCGCTGGCCACCGCGTGGAACATCCTCGGCGGCTATGCCGGGCAGCTGTCCCTTGGCCACACCGTGTTCTACGGCATCGGCGGCTATACTGCGGCGTTGCTGCTGCAGCATTTCGGCCTGTCGCCGTGGATCGGCATGATCGTCGGCTCGGCGCTGGCGGCTGCGGTCGGCTTCGGCATCGGCTATCCCTGCTTTCGCCTGCGCGGACCGTTCTTCTCGCTGGCCACCATCGCCTTTCTGGAAGTGGTGCGCCTGCTCACCATCCACTTCAACGGCCTCACCGGCGGCTCGGCGGGCCTGGTGGTGCCGCTGCAGATCGGCTGGCCGTGGATGATCTTCCGCGACAAGATCAACTATCTCTACATCGCCTTCGGCCTGTTGCTGCTGTCGCTGGCGGTGTCCTATGCCATCCGCCACTCCCGCCTCGGCTACGCGCTCACCGCCGTGCGCGAGCGCGACAGCGCCGCCCAGGCGGCGGGCATCAACATCAACGGCGTCAAGCTCTGGGCCATGGCGATCTCGGCGGCGCTCACCGCAACGGTGGGCACCTTCCACGCCATGTACATGACCTTCCTGGAGCCCGCGACGCTGTTCTCTCTCGCCACCGCCATCGAGATCGCCATGTTTGCCCTGATCGGCGGCCTCGGGACGGTGGCTGGGCCGCTGTTGGGGACGGTTCTCGTGGTGCCGCTGGCGGAACTCGCCCGCGGCTGGCTCGGCGCCTCGGCCAACGGCCTGCACGGCTTCGTCTACGGCACCGTGCTGGTGGTCATCACGCTGACGCTGCCCGGCGGCCTCGTCGGCACGTTCGGTCCCTTCGTGGTGCGCCTCATCGACAGGCTGCCCGGCGGCGGGCGCAGGCGCGAGGAGGTGGTGGCCCCCGCCGTGAAGGCCATCACCGGCACCCCCGGTGAAGAGGTGCTGAAGGCGCAGAATCTGGTGAAGCGCTTCGGCGGCCTCACCGCCACCGACAACGTCTCCCTCACCCTGAAGCGGGGCGAGATCCTCGGCGTCATCGGCCCCAACGGCGCCGGCAAGACCACCGTCTTCGCCCAGTTGTCCGGCTTCCTCATCCCCAATGCCGGAACCGTCGAAATCCTCGGGCCGGACGGAAAGTGGCACCGGCCCAGCGCCCCCGACGCGTTCGCCCGGCTCGGCATCGGCCGCACCTTCCAGATCGTGCAGCCCTTCGGCAAGCTCTCCGTGCTGGAGAACATCATGATCGGCGCCTTCCTGCGCCACCGCTCCGTGGATGACGCCCGCGCCGTCGCCCTCAGGGTGGCAAGGCTCGTCGGCCTCGACGACGTCAAGGACGTGGAGGCGGGCACGCTGCCCATCGGCGGCCTGAAACGCCTCGAAGTGGCCCGCACGCTGGCCACCGAGCCCACCATCCTGCTGCTCGACGAGGTGATGGCGGGCCAGAGCCAGTCGGACACGAAGACGATGGTGGAGCTCATCCGCGCCATCCGCGCCACGGGCGTCACGGTGATCGCCATCGAGCACAACATGCAGGCCATCATGAGCCTGTCCGACCGGATCGTGGTGATCGATTCTGGCAAGGTGATCGCCGAAGGCGCGCCCGACACCGTGGTGCGCGAGCGCCGGGTGATCGAGGCCTATCTCGGAGAGGATTTCGTCCATGCTCAAGGTCTGTGA
- a CDS encoding GMC family oxidoreductase produces MDSFDYIVVGGGTAGSILAARLSEDPRRTVLLLEAGGTDRGFWVPIPAGFSKLLSGGAFNWRFNTEPEESTYQRPIVVPRGKGLGGSTLINGMIFVRGQSQDYDGWAQMGATGWGWDDVLPYFRKLETFEAADADTSVRGTSGPINIVRVGERPALSKAFLDAAEQAGYARNPDYNGKDQEGFGYYQVNQKNGRRWTVVDGYLRPALSRPNLKVVTHAQALCLALDGRRVTGITYRKGGQDILATARGEVLLAAGAVQSPQLLELSGIGHPQTLKSAGIPLVHALPGVGNNYRDHFATRMNWRVKEPVTLNEQTRGLALAKAVAQYFLTRTGILTLGTGLAHGFVKTRPELAGPDVQYFFMHASYANAADRALDHLPGMTIGVAQLRPQSIGSIHVKSADPFEPPAIRPNFLAVPEDRDCLVEGMKIARRIVDQKAMDPYRAFEMNPGPQTQSDADWLEFARRTGQTIYHPVGTCSMGTGPQAVVDPKLRVVGLDGIRVVDASVMPTIVSANTAAAVMMIAEKAADLIKAEAR; encoded by the coding sequence ATGGACAGTTTCGACTACATCGTCGTGGGTGGCGGAACCGCCGGCTCGATCCTCGCCGCCCGGCTCAGCGAGGATCCGCGCCGCACGGTGCTGCTGCTGGAGGCGGGCGGCACGGACAGGGGCTTCTGGGTGCCCATTCCCGCCGGCTTCTCCAAGCTGCTCTCCGGCGGCGCCTTCAACTGGCGGTTCAACACCGAGCCGGAAGAAAGCACCTATCAGCGGCCCATCGTGGTGCCGCGGGGCAAGGGGCTCGGCGGCTCCACCCTCATCAACGGCATGATCTTCGTGCGCGGCCAGTCCCAGGATTACGACGGCTGGGCCCAGATGGGCGCCACCGGGTGGGGGTGGGACGACGTATTGCCCTATTTCAGGAAGCTGGAGACCTTCGAGGCCGCCGACGCCGACACCTCGGTGCGCGGCACCTCCGGTCCCATCAACATCGTCCGCGTCGGCGAGCGCCCGGCATTGTCGAAGGCGTTCCTGGATGCGGCGGAGCAGGCGGGCTACGCCCGCAACCCCGACTATAACGGGAAGGATCAGGAAGGCTTCGGCTATTATCAGGTGAACCAGAAGAACGGGCGCCGCTGGACCGTCGTCGACGGCTATCTGCGCCCGGCCTTGTCGCGCCCCAACCTCAAGGTGGTGACGCACGCCCAGGCCCTGTGCCTCGCGCTCGACGGCCGGCGCGTGACCGGCATCACCTACCGCAAGGGGGGGCAGGACATCCTGGCGACGGCCAGGGGCGAGGTGTTGCTGGCCGCCGGCGCGGTGCAGTCGCCGCAGCTTCTGGAGCTGTCGGGTATCGGCCATCCGCAGACGCTGAAGTCCGCCGGCATTCCCCTCGTCCACGCTTTGCCGGGGGTGGGGAACAATTACCGCGACCACTTCGCCACCCGCATGAACTGGCGGGTGAAGGAGCCCGTCACCCTCAACGAGCAGACGCGCGGCCTCGCCCTCGCCAAGGCCGTGGCGCAGTATTTCCTCACACGCACGGGGATTCTCACGCTGGGCACCGGGCTCGCCCATGGCTTCGTGAAGACGCGGCCGGAGCTGGCGGGTCCGGACGTGCAATATTTCTTCATGCACGCGAGCTATGCCAACGCTGCCGACCGGGCGCTGGACCATCTGCCGGGCATGACCATCGGCGTCGCCCAGCTCCGGCCGCAGTCCATCGGCTCGATCCATGTGAAGTCGGCCGACCCGTTCGAGCCCCCGGCCATCCGCCCCAATTTCCTCGCCGTGCCGGAGGACCGGGATTGTCTGGTGGAGGGCATGAAGATCGCCCGCCGCATCGTGGACCAGAAGGCCATGGACCCCTACCGGGCGTTCGAGATGAATCCCGGCCCGCAGACGCAGAGCGACGCCGACTGGCTCGAATTCGCCCGCCGCACCGGGCAGACCATCTACCACCCCGTGGGCACCTGCAGCATGGGCACCGGGCCACAGGCGGTGGTGGATCCGAAGCTGCGCGTGGTCGGGCTCGACGGCATCCGGGTCGTGGACGCCTCGGTGATGCCCACCATCGTCTCTGCCAACACGGCGGCGGCGGTGATGATGATCGCCGAAAAGGCGGCCGACCTGATCAAGGCGGAGGCCCGCTGA
- a CDS encoding SDR family NAD(P)-dependent oxidoreductase, which yields MSDEKTGALAGRCALVTGGAAGLGLAVARAFRAEGASIVLLDLDPGAAARAQELGEAIAVKGSVTKKADIVAAFDAAEARFGPVDICLANAGVSQNAPTLSVTEEEWERVISINLTGTFLTAQEAGRRMIAQGGGSLLLMSSMYGIVAAPERIGYCASKAAVSMMAKALSSEWARDKVRVNAIAPGYVRTALLDDLAARGRVDLDRLRQRTPMGRLIEVDEVARMAVFLASDAASAVTGQVVAVDGGWTAYGYL from the coding sequence ATGAGCGACGAGAAGACCGGAGCCCTCGCGGGCCGCTGCGCCCTCGTCACCGGCGGCGCCGCCGGCCTCGGCCTCGCGGTGGCGCGGGCGTTCCGGGCGGAAGGCGCATCCATCGTCCTGCTCGACCTCGATCCCGGCGCCGCGGCGCGTGCGCAGGAGCTGGGCGAAGCCATCGCGGTGAAGGGCTCGGTAACGAAGAAGGCCGACATCGTCGCCGCCTTCGACGCCGCCGAGGCCCGCTTCGGGCCGGTGGACATCTGCCTTGCCAATGCCGGCGTGTCGCAGAACGCGCCCACCCTCTCGGTGACCGAGGAGGAGTGGGAGCGCGTCATCTCCATCAACCTCACCGGCACCTTCCTGACGGCGCAGGAGGCCGGGCGGCGCATGATCGCCCAGGGCGGCGGCTCTCTCCTGCTCATGTCCTCCATGTACGGCATCGTCGCCGCGCCCGAGCGTATCGGCTACTGCGCCTCCAAGGCCGCGGTCTCCATGATGGCGAAGGCGCTGTCGAGCGAATGGGCGCGCGACAAGGTACGGGTGAACGCCATCGCGCCAGGCTATGTGCGCACCGCCCTCCTCGATGACCTCGCCGCCCGCGGGCGGGTGGACCTCGACCGCCTGAGGCAGCGCACCCCCATGGGCCGGCTGATCGAGGTGGACGAGGTGGCGCGCATGGCGGTCTTCCTCGCCTCCGACGCCGCGAGCGCGGTGACGGGGCAGGTTGTGGCGGTGGACGGCGGCTGGACGGCGTACGGATATCTGTGA
- a CDS encoding ABC transporter ATP-binding protein — MLKVCDVTAGYGRTVILQDISLRVGRGEVVTIIGSNGAGKTTLLRAISGLVKPTAGSIEFDGTRIDRMSPDEIVGSGLIMVPEARQLFPVMSVKDNVLMGGYHPKVRAGLAERFEEVLDIFPRVRERLTQLAGSLSGGEQQMVAIARGLMAKPKLLMLDEPSLGLAPIIVQQMFDVIDRICKSGTTVLLVEQKAFHALKIADRAYVIENGQIALENTGAGLLADPHIKTAYLGI; from the coding sequence ATGCTCAAGGTCTGTGACGTCACCGCCGGCTACGGCCGCACCGTCATCCTCCAGGACATCTCCCTCCGCGTGGGTCGCGGCGAGGTGGTCACCATCATCGGCTCCAACGGCGCCGGCAAGACCACGCTGCTGCGCGCCATCTCCGGCCTGGTGAAGCCCACCGCCGGCAGCATCGAGTTCGACGGTACGCGCATCGACCGCATGAGCCCGGACGAGATCGTCGGTTCCGGCCTCATCATGGTGCCGGAGGCGCGCCAGCTCTTCCCGGTGATGAGCGTGAAGGACAACGTGCTGATGGGCGGCTACCACCCCAAGGTCCGGGCGGGGCTGGCCGAGCGCTTCGAGGAGGTGCTCGACATCTTTCCCCGCGTACGCGAGCGCCTGACCCAGCTCGCCGGCTCCCTCTCCGGCGGCGAGCAGCAGATGGTGGCCATCGCCCGCGGACTGATGGCAAAGCCCAAGCTGCTCATGCTGGACGAGCCGTCCCTGGGCCTCGCCCCCATCATCGTGCAGCAGATGTTCGATGTCATCGACCGCATCTGCAAGAGCGGCACCACGGTGCTGCTGGTGGAGCAGAAGGCGTTCCACGCCCTGAAGATCGCCGACCGCGCCTATGTGATCGAGAACGGCCAGATCGCGCTCGAGAATACCGGCGCCGGCCTGCTCGCCGATCCCCACATCAAGACCGCCTATCTCGGCATCTGA
- a CDS encoding shikimate dehydrogenase family protein, producing the protein MNDVSNALPPGREISGLTRVFGILADPIHHVKTPQMLNALMAREGRDGVMVPFQVSSEDLPTLVAGLKRMKSLGGFVVTVPHKTAIVDLCDEVSDSARRIGAVNTVRREADGRLVGEMLDGKGFVGGLVAAGIDPKGRSAYLAGAGGAANAIAFALVERGVSRLTLANRTRAKAEDLAQRLAEAYPAAAVEIGTSDPSGHDIVVNGTSLGLKDGDPLPLDASRLSPGQIVAEVIMQPEETAILAAAKAAGCRTHPGKPMLACQLDLMADFLGMRALPEAVR; encoded by the coding sequence ATGAACGACGTTTCGAACGCCCTCCCCCCCGGCCGCGAGATCTCGGGCCTGACCCGCGTCTTCGGCATTCTCGCGGATCCCATCCATCACGTGAAGACGCCGCAAATGCTCAACGCGCTGATGGCGCGCGAGGGGCGCGACGGGGTGATGGTTCCCTTCCAGGTCTCCTCCGAGGATCTCCCCACCCTGGTCGCCGGCCTGAAGCGCATGAAGAGCCTCGGCGGCTTCGTGGTGACCGTGCCGCACAAGACCGCCATCGTGGACCTGTGCGACGAAGTCTCCGACAGCGCCCGGCGCATCGGAGCGGTCAATACCGTGCGCCGCGAGGCGGACGGGCGCCTGGTGGGCGAGATGCTGGACGGCAAGGGCTTCGTCGGCGGCCTCGTCGCCGCCGGCATCGATCCGAAGGGCAGGAGCGCCTATCTCGCCGGCGCCGGTGGGGCGGCGAACGCCATCGCTTTCGCGCTGGTGGAGCGCGGCGTGTCCCGCCTCACGCTCGCCAACCGCACCCGGGCCAAGGCGGAGGACCTCGCCCAGCGCCTCGCGGAGGCCTACCCGGCAGCGGCGGTGGAGATCGGCACCAGCGATCCCTCCGGCCACGACATCGTGGTCAACGGCACCTCCCTCGGCCTGAAGGACGGGGACCCCCTGCCCCTCGACGCTTCCCGCCTGTCCCCCGGGCAGATCGTCGCCGAGGTGATCATGCAGCCGGAGGAGACCGCCATCCTCGCCGCGGCGAAGGCGGCGGGCTGCCGCACCCATCCCGGCAAGCCCATGCTCGCCTGCCAGCTCGACCTCATGGCCGACTTCCTCGGCATGCGAGCCCTCCCGGAGGCGGTCCGATGA
- a CDS encoding NAD(P)H-quinone oxidoreductase produces MRQVRFQGAGGPEVVAVETAPVPAPGAGQVLVEVAAAGVNRPDCLQRAGNYPPPPGATDVPGLEIAGRVVALGAGVDTLAIGDEVCALVISGGYAEYCVAEAPLCLPIPNPLSLLEAAGLPENYYTVYDNVFTRGRLKAGETILIHGGSSGIGSTAIQLAHHAGARVIATAGSPEKCDFCLKLGADAAIDYRASDFVEEVKALTGGRGVEEILDMVGGPYVARNLKALAVEGRLVQIAFLQPSEVTIDLMPVMLKRLTFTGSTLRARPVALKKEIADALRRDVWPLLDAGLVKPFIHATFPLEQAREAHALMESSAHLGKIMLETGR; encoded by the coding sequence ATGCGCCAGGTCCGTTTCCAGGGGGCCGGGGGCCCCGAGGTCGTGGCGGTCGAGACCGCCCCGGTGCCGGCGCCGGGTGCGGGGCAGGTTCTGGTGGAAGTGGCGGCCGCCGGCGTGAACCGGCCGGACTGCCTGCAGCGCGCCGGCAACTATCCCCCGCCGCCCGGCGCCACCGACGTGCCCGGCCTCGAGATCGCCGGCCGCGTGGTGGCGCTCGGCGCCGGGGTCGACACGCTGGCGATCGGCGACGAGGTCTGCGCCCTGGTGATTTCCGGGGGCTATGCCGAGTATTGCGTGGCCGAGGCGCCCCTCTGCCTGCCGATTCCCAATCCGTTGTCCCTGCTGGAAGCGGCCGGGCTGCCGGAGAATTACTACACCGTCTATGACAACGTCTTCACCCGGGGCCGGCTGAAGGCGGGGGAGACCATCCTCATCCATGGCGGATCGAGCGGCATCGGCTCCACCGCCATCCAGCTTGCCCATCACGCCGGGGCCCGTGTGATCGCCACCGCCGGCTCGCCGGAGAAATGCGACTTCTGCCTGAAGCTCGGCGCCGACGCCGCCATCGACTATCGCGCCAGTGATTTCGTCGAGGAAGTGAAGGCGCTCACGGGTGGCCGGGGCGTGGAGGAAATCCTCGACATGGTGGGCGGTCCCTACGTGGCGCGGAACCTCAAGGCGCTGGCGGTGGAGGGGCGGCTCGTGCAGATCGCCTTCCTCCAGCCGAGCGAGGTGACCATCGACCTCATGCCGGTGATGCTGAAGCGCCTGACCTTCACCGGCTCGACGCTGCGCGCGCGCCCGGTTGCGCTGAAGAAGGAGATCGCGGACGCCCTGCGGCGCGACGTGTGGCCGCTGCTGGACGCCGGGCTGGTGAAGCCCTTCATCCACGCCACCTTCCCGCTGGAGCAGGCGCGCGAAGCCCATGCGCTCATGGAATCGAGCGCGCATCTGGGCAAGATCATGCTGGAGACAGGACGGTGA